CTTCATGCTGCGTTGAACGAGGCTTTACTGACTGAATAGATTTCGTTCGTCTCATTCTCAGGATGGAGTCAACGAGCCCCTTGAGGCAGCCAGTGCGCGAGGGACAATCCGTCGGCGAGATAAGTCAAATTCGGCGGCATCCTTGATCGCTTACGCACAATTGGCGGCGTATCGGTTGGGCTGCAGCCAGTCGTTTGTGGTTCGTTTCGAGCGAGGGCAGGCAAATATCATTGCGGAAGCATCGCCTTCTCTCCTGTTAGAGGGAGGGGGCGGGGTTGGTGTTGACGAGGGTCACCGGCAAGCAAAGGTGTTGAGCCTGCGCCTGGCTGATGGTCGTGTCGTCAATACTCCCAATGTTATTGCTGACAGCACCCGATGTGTCATACGTGATCTCACACAGGACAATCCTTCTGACAACCAGGAGATCCAGTTCTTTGCAGCGGTCCCGATTTATGATGTAAACAAAGATACTATGGGCGCTGTTTGTGTGGTAGACAAGACGCCACATCTGGGTTTTGGAGACAGCGAGGTCACAAGCATGCAAGAAATTGCTGATCTGGTTGCTTGTAACATCAAGGATAAATCGGCTGAAGAGGACCACCTTCAAGCAGAGCGGCTTATCAAGGGTCTGACCACTTTCGTCAGCTGTCAGGTCGTCCCTGACCTTGAGCAAGGCTATCACTTCAAGAGACGGCCATCGTACCTTCCTGGTATCGATGATCTTTCGCTGTCGGAGAAATGTAGCGTGGGCTCGCCACAATACACACATCCTCAAACCCCGGGAACCCCGCCAAACCAGCTCTTTTCAAGAATCCACGAAAGAAGGAATTCAGTGACTGTTATCGAGGGAAGCACAGTATCCCACTCGATGTCGTTTTTGTTCTCCCGTGCTAGTGCTTTACTGCAGAAATGTATGGAGCTCGATGGCGTGCTTTTTCTGGACGCCACCCGAAGTAACGCTCGAAGGTTGGTCTCGCCCGACAGTACTCGTCAATCAATCTAACATCTCTAGCTCCTGCTCTCCTAGCATGAGTGACCTGGAAGTACTCTCCAAGGATGGCGATTCGTGCATCAACTCGCCGGGCCTGTCCGCCGGCGCTTGGCGAGAGAGGGTATGCGAGCCTTTGGGCTGGGCGTCATCGGGCTCGGCAAATCGCTGTACCTCGCAATATTCGATCTCAGAAGGCTTGCTGCATGACTTGTTTGCCGCGTACCCAAAAGGCGCCATCTTTAATGCCAGCACCCTCGTTGACTGTACTAGTCAGAGATGTGGTCATGACACGGATGCAAGGGGATTGCGCCATCACACGATCATCCTGCGCCTGGTACAAGACCTTCCTGAGGCCAGGtcacttctttttctcccaaTGTGGAACTGGAAATCATCGcgctggctggctggtgCCCTGTTGTGGACATGTGACATCCAACGATCTTTTGAACAAACCGATTTGTTCTATGTCAAGGCATACGGTGACGCAATTGTGTCCGAAGCGGCTCAAATAGACTGGCAGGCGACGGAAAAGTCCAAATCAGATTTACTGTCATCCGTCAGCCACGAGCTAAGATCACCGCTTCATGGCATGCTTGCCAGTGTAGAGCTGTTGCGCACCACCGATCTTCAACCGGCTCAGCTGGATATGCTGACGATGATTGAAACCTGCGGCCTGACATTGATGGACACGTTGAATTATCTGTGAGTTGGCAGCTCCGATGCACGATCTCACTAACATTAATGAAGGCTGGATTTTACGAAAATCAACAATCTGACCAGTGCGGACGCAAAGAATGATACCGAAACCTCTCTCGTCGATCTAGCATGCGAATTTAATTTGGACACTCTGGTAGAGGATGTTGCGGACACCCTGTATGCAGGTCATCGGTCCCCGATCAATGCTTCCCAAGTCGCTGGTCGGTACCTGCCTAGCGGGTCGATGGGAATTATATCTGCCAAGGGCACCGAGAGCGCTACGGAATCGAATGATTTATCAGTCATCGTGGGGGTTGAGCCAGGAAATTGGAAAGTGCGATCCAACCCTGGCGGATGGAGACGAATTGTCATGAACCTGCTCGGCAATTCATTTAAGTTCACCAAGTCGGGTTTCATTGAGGTCACCCTCGCCAGGAAGATGGAGGGAACCGGCGGCACCAAGAGGGTGTATGCTCATTTGACAATTACAGATACTGGATGTGGCATCGCTCCGGAGTACCTGGAGCACAAACTATTTCAACCATTTACCCAGGAGGACATCCTGACGGAAGGGGTTGGCCTGGGGCTAAGTA
The Aspergillus fumigatus Af293 chromosome 4, whole genome shotgun sequence DNA segment above includes these coding regions:
- a CDS encoding hybrid sensor histidine kinase/response regulator; translated protein: MPTFSSSPGIPSGCTTFRMRHPLAKKYPRTCPRLMKEENAGTKPDTLLLTEFRSSHSQDGVNEPLEAASARGTIRRRDKSNSAASLIAYAQLAAYRLGCSQSFVVRFERGQANIIAEASPSLLLEGGGGVGVDEGHRQAKVLSLRLADGRVVNTPNVIADSTRCVIRDLTQDNPSDNQEIQFFAAVPIYDVNKDTMGAVCVVDKTPHLGFGDSEVTSMQEIADLVACNIKDKSAEEDHLQAERLIKGLTTFVSCQVVPDLEQGYHFKRRPSYLPGIDDLSLSEKCSVGSPQYTHPQTPGTPPNQLFSRIHERRNSVTVIEGSTVSHSMSFLFSRASALLQKCMELDGVLFLDATRSNARSSCSPSMSDLEVLSKDGDSCINSPGLSAGAWRERVCEPLGWASSGSANRCTSQYSISEGLLHDLFAAYPKGAIFNASTLVDCTSQRCGHDTDARGLRHHTIILRLVQDLPEARSLLFLPMWNWKSSRWLAGALLWTCDIQRSFEQTDLFYVKAYGDAIVSEAAQIDWQATEKSKSDLLSSVSHELRSPLHGMLASVELLRTTDLQPAQLDMLTMIETCGLTLMDTLNYLLDFTKINNLTSADAKNDTETSLVDLACEFNLDTLVEDVADTLYAGHRSPINASQVAGRYLPSGSMGIISAKGTESATESNDLSVIVGVEPGNWKVRSNPGGWRRIVMNLLGNSFKFTKSGFIEVTLARKMEGTGGTKRVYAHLTITDTGCGIAPEYLEHKLFQPFTQEDILTEGVGLGLSIVDRLVTNAGGQIDVKSTVGIGTQFEVYIPVEFVDTLDEGAPEQQQPQSVSVSRVCLVGLNVFSSMKTSSQRLSVNTKRRLSVRSALSNAILSQPGWTVSFADTLSQAKGDIGIIEESSLAEKADLEQITTDLTRLIILGQYGSGPSVDPATKKLDVVYVPQPLTPRKLIGALHTLSNLPEAREQIGSSDSMPHRQRSLSEAFVLAKQTESPPVVEGLELGEFRGSTPKASTTTDRHVLIVDDNDINLKILATFMRRIGCSYETATNGLVALEKYQQAQRQFNYVLMDLSMPVMDGIISTSKIREYEEENSLPRAAIMAVTGVASATMQQQAFAAGIDDFLVKPLSLRDLKRVMMNIA